From the genome of Neomonachus schauinslandi chromosome 5, ASM220157v2, whole genome shotgun sequence, one region includes:
- the CSRP2 gene encoding cysteine and glycine-rich protein 2 has translation MPVWGGGNKCGACGRTVYHAEEVQCDGRSFHRCCFLCMVCRKNLDSTTVAIHDEEIYCKSCYGKKYGPKGYGYGQGAGTLNMDRGERLGIKPESAQPHRPTTNPNTSKFAQKYGGAEKCSRCGDSVYAAEKIIGAGKPWHKNCFRCAKCGKSLESTTLTEKEGEIYCKGCYAKNFGPKGFGYGQGAGALVHAQ, from the exons ATGCCCGTCTGGGGAGGTGGCAACAAGTGCGGGGCCTGTGGGAGGACCGTGTACCACGCGGAGGAGGTGCAGTGTGACGGCAGAAGCTTCCACCGCTGCTGCTTTCTGTGCA TGGTTTGCAGGAAAAATTTAGATAGCACAACCGTGGCAATTCATGATGAGGAGATCTACTGCAAATCCTGCTACGGAAAGAAGTATGGGCCCAAAGGCTACGGTTATGGCCAGGGCGCCGGCACGCTCAACATGGACCGGGGTGAGAGGCTGGGCATCAAGCCAGAGAG TGCTCAACCTCACAGGCCTACAACAAATCCAAACACTTCTAAATTTGCTCAGAAATACGGAGGTGCTGAGAAGTGTTCCAGATGTGGGGATTCTGTGTATGCTGCTGAAAAGATAATTGGAGCTGGAAAG CCCTGGCACAAAAACTGTTTCCGGTGTGCCAAGTGTGGGAAGAGTCTTGAATCCACAACCCTGACTGAGAAAGAAGGTGAAATCTATTGTAAAg gATGCTATGCAAAGAACTTTGGACCCAAGGGATTTGGCTATGGCCAAGGAGCAGGAGCCCTCGTTCATGCTCAGTAG